One window of Atribacter laminatus genomic DNA carries:
- a CDS encoding class II fructose-bisphosphate aldolase translates to MSLVSTKYLIELAEKKEFALPAFNSPHLEFMTWILEEAEELRSPVMIQFAPVEHYFLDIAALSEALHALSRKFSVPFSLHLDHSHEIKEVMDAILNRFSSVMIDGSRHPIEKNIEITKKVVEISHLADVMVEGEIGRVGGLEGDEQWEVNPESDDFFTLPEEAAFFANKTGVDMLAVAVGTRHGLYNGMVPRLQFDRIREIKKQAHIPLVIHGGSGTPVNQLQQAVHAGVRKINFSTTLRVAFLKSIREYTDLHPDELFLPKIFRDISPSLKAAARECMESSLSIGKA, encoded by the coding sequence TTGTCACTGGTTTCAACGAAATATCTTATTGAATTAGCGGAAAAAAAGGAATTTGCACTTCCTGCTTTTAATTCTCCCCATTTAGAATTCATGACTTGGATATTGGAAGAGGCGGAAGAATTACGTTCACCAGTCATGATTCAGTTCGCTCCGGTAGAACATTATTTTTTAGATATAGCTGCCCTTTCTGAAGCCCTCCATGCCCTTTCTCGAAAATTTTCGGTTCCATTTTCTCTCCATCTTGATCACAGTCATGAAATCAAGGAAGTCATGGATGCTATACTCAATCGCTTTTCTTCGGTCATGATCGATGGGTCAAGACACCCAATTGAGAAAAATATAGAGATTACCAAAAAAGTGGTTGAAATTTCTCACCTTGCCGATGTCATGGTTGAAGGAGAAATTGGCCGAGTAGGGGGCCTGGAAGGAGATGAACAGTGGGAAGTGAATCCGGAATCTGATGATTTCTTCACCCTTCCAGAAGAAGCTGCTTTTTTCGCTAATAAAACTGGTGTTGATATGTTAGCGGTTGCCGTCGGAACCCGTCACGGACTTTATAATGGTATGGTTCCTCGACTCCAATTTGATCGTATACGAGAAATAAAAAAACAAGCGCATATACCCTTAGTCATTCATGGTGGAAGCGGAACTCCCGTTAATCAGCTTCAACAAGCAGTTCACGCTGGCGTGAGAAAAATCAACTTTAGCACTACATTGCGTGTGGCTTTCTTAAAAAGTATTCGTGAGTATACTGATTTGCATCCTGATGAGCTCTTTTTACCTAAAATATTCCGAGATATTTCTCCTAGTCTAAAAGCTGCTGCTCGAGAATGTATGGAATCTTCTCTATCAATCGGGAAGGCATAA